In Arcanobacterium wilhelmae, the following are encoded in one genomic region:
- a CDS encoding CshA/CshB family fibrillar adhesin-related protein, translating into MTRRVSRRLLAAAVAALTVFAVVVFVPTERQSAQAVYGTGGYTAADTSPYLGMINWVDWSKYDGEANRLKLYRTRDGLEPWVQGELNWSKEDAGSLYQKDINNGGYQVRNETKIGTSTVVTTCTLSNYYENATGANSLTNPWMNIHIPGSYSKDGFDNVYQRYDQATRTGIPAGIGRAGGGRARFDVKCRADLLLADGTSTKIPINGLVFADGETMNSGEYAYVIPHKIDPAKQVDWRLLEYHRVPGDTTATYLTIGPDAAKDKIDPGLASYNPLNKTYLWEYSSLAAGLDTANALTYTVPDKITSAAYQPLSTFYASNADGAYIDMSGGFGNYIAVGVVLGVDLRDGPASYGRAGAITQPAIGGPRINETYVKSVRADAQPRATVGPGSAPYTGANGPDVDTSAAGSSDWTTLVNDDRTNGTSIAGFDDEDAFTKPLLTTAQPGDFTQKVACTAAATGTTTVSGWLDWNANGVFDAAERADATCTAGVANLTWHVTAAMLPPAASVPVYPSLIRLIATTDAPPSYGPTSVVTNGEVEDHAVTLVRPTLTVKKQIVDAAGKPIPGAPTDGFTFTATAPDTTLQQVPAPSALATANATQTTSASASALVPAGSALWPFAFTKLAPELLTQMVRPEIATTVTLTETPKAGYLSYPTPTCTTPQAAAWTHTIPLGTTGTSIEQPGTYAWPDPAKTAVTSVNAHQYQVGLTPTSVLDCTYSNQPYGQISVTAKVDASAVTPPPSIDPQLTFSGTYTCTAPTSGPYAGQSAVTGTWGPLKAGETWTSDPAKDPIFAGSSCAITQTAIGSSAQGVTSGAAPDATTGAYRWAGVAYQPTTAIASLSLAGQQIPLVTAVNTVELTPFTTLSWRKVDEAGSPLKGAEFDVWTAGASATTGDVWHEKVTDCVAGSASECTGEDRDPRAGYFTLAGVYLGEYLIQESAAPAGYILNKQQLSGKIEHTDLASGKDAGQIVNTRYAPAMLPMLPMAGGTSTLSFVLAGAALVLAALMTGAGSFARRKGGQSAQ; encoded by the coding sequence ACCAAAAAGACATCAACAACGGCGGCTACCAGGTGCGCAACGAAACCAAAATCGGCACCTCCACCGTCGTCACCACGTGTACACTCTCCAACTACTACGAGAACGCCACCGGTGCGAACAGCCTGACGAACCCGTGGATGAACATTCACATTCCGGGTAGTTACTCCAAAGACGGTTTCGACAACGTCTATCAGCGTTACGACCAGGCCACCCGCACCGGCATTCCCGCTGGTATTGGCCGAGCTGGCGGCGGCCGCGCACGTTTCGACGTCAAATGCCGTGCAGATCTGCTTCTCGCCGACGGAACCTCCACGAAAATCCCGATCAATGGGCTGGTCTTTGCTGACGGCGAGACCATGAACTCGGGCGAATACGCCTACGTGATCCCGCACAAGATTGACCCAGCGAAGCAGGTGGATTGGCGTCTGCTCGAATACCATCGCGTGCCAGGCGATACCACCGCCACCTACCTCACGATCGGCCCGGACGCTGCCAAAGACAAGATCGATCCCGGCTTAGCAAGCTACAATCCGCTGAACAAGACGTACCTGTGGGAGTATTCCTCACTCGCCGCCGGCCTCGATACGGCCAATGCCCTGACGTATACGGTTCCCGACAAGATCACGAGCGCAGCCTACCAACCGCTGTCCACGTTCTATGCTTCGAACGCCGACGGTGCCTACATCGACATGTCCGGTGGTTTCGGCAATTACATTGCGGTAGGTGTGGTGCTCGGCGTGGATCTGCGTGACGGCCCGGCGAGCTACGGCCGTGCTGGCGCGATCACGCAGCCGGCGATCGGCGGCCCCCGCATCAACGAGACGTACGTGAAGAGCGTGAGAGCCGACGCCCAGCCGCGCGCAACCGTTGGCCCGGGCAGTGCGCCATACACGGGCGCGAACGGCCCCGATGTGGACACGTCCGCGGCGGGTTCGTCCGACTGGACCACTCTCGTGAATGATGATCGCACGAACGGCACGTCTATCGCCGGTTTCGACGACGAAGACGCGTTCACGAAACCGCTGCTCACTACCGCGCAACCGGGCGATTTCACGCAGAAGGTGGCGTGTACAGCGGCGGCCACCGGTACGACGACGGTGTCGGGCTGGCTCGATTGGAACGCGAACGGCGTGTTCGACGCGGCCGAGCGGGCCGACGCAACGTGCACCGCCGGCGTCGCGAACCTGACCTGGCACGTGACGGCTGCGATGCTGCCACCGGCAGCGTCGGTACCGGTGTATCCGAGCCTCATCCGCCTGATCGCGACGACGGACGCTCCGCCGTCGTACGGGCCGACGTCCGTGGTGACGAACGGCGAGGTGGAAGACCACGCAGTCACGCTCGTTCGCCCCACACTCACGGTGAAAAAGCAGATTGTGGACGCCGCCGGCAAACCGATTCCGGGCGCGCCCACGGACGGCTTCACGTTCACGGCAACCGCACCGGACACAACTCTCCAGCAGGTTCCCGCGCCGAGCGCGCTCGCGACGGCGAACGCCACCCAGACGACGTCGGCGTCGGCAAGCGCCCTCGTTCCAGCCGGCAGCGCCCTATGGCCGTTCGCGTTCACGAAACTCGCGCCTGAACTGCTGACCCAGATGGTGCGCCCCGAAATCGCAACGACAGTGACCCTCACGGAAACTCCGAAGGCGGGTTACCTCAGCTATCCGACGCCGACCTGCACCACCCCGCAAGCGGCGGCATGGACGCATACGATCCCGCTCGGGACCACGGGTACCTCGATCGAACAGCCGGGCACCTACGCCTGGCCCGACCCTGCGAAAACGGCAGTGACCAGCGTGAATGCTCACCAGTACCAGGTTGGGCTCACGCCGACGTCGGTGCTGGACTGTACATACTCGAACCAGCCGTACGGGCAGATTTCCGTGACGGCGAAAGTCGACGCGAGCGCAGTCACCCCGCCACCCAGCATCGACCCCCAGTTGACGTTTAGCGGGACATATACGTGCACCGCCCCGACGTCGGGCCCGTACGCGGGCCAATCGGCAGTGACCGGCACGTGGGGGCCGCTGAAGGCTGGCGAAACATGGACCTCGGACCCGGCAAAGGATCCGATTTTCGCAGGGTCGAGCTGCGCGATCACGCAAACCGCGATCGGTTCGAGCGCGCAAGGCGTGACGAGCGGCGCGGCTCCGGACGCGACGACGGGCGCCTACCGCTGGGCTGGAGTCGCCTACCAGCCAACGACGGCGATCGCCTCGCTTTCGCTCGCAGGCCAGCAGATTCCGCTGGTCACGGCCGTGAACACAGTGGAACTGACGCCGTTCACGACGCTCTCGTGGCGCAAGGTGGACGAAGCCGGATCGCCGCTCAAAGGCGCCGAATTCGACGTGTGGACCGCGGGAGCCAGCGCCACCACAGGCGACGTGTGGCACGAGAAAGTCACTGACTGCGTGGCGGGATCGGCTAGCGAATGTACAGGCGAAGACCGCGACCCGCGCGCCGGATACTTCACTCTCGCAGGGGTCTACCTCGGCGAATACCTCATTCAGGAAAGCGCCGCCCCCGCAGGCTACATCCTGAACAAACAACAATTGTCCGGAAAGATCGAGCACACCGATCTCGCCAGCGGAAAAGACGCCGGCCAGATTGTCAACACCCGATACGCACCGGCCATGCTGCCGATGTTGCCCATGGCGGGCGGCACCAGCACACTCAGCTTCGTTCTCGCCGGCGCTGCGCTCGTCCTCGCGGCGCTGATGACGGGAGCGGGTTCGTTCGCTCGCAGAAAGGGAGGCCAGAGCGCGCAGTAA
- a CDS encoding SpaH/EbpB family LPXTG-anchored major pilin, translated as MARLLAIRTRVALAFVAVISLLALGFAAPIAHAAPGDIDTTKTGSITIHKYANPDNGQTGNGTLLDPAPNTAPVPGVVFSYAKVDVDLTTNAGWTTASGLKVDAAGKVTLADGSAATVGAATNLAPTAADGTASVSNLSLGVYLVQEVSAPDTVTQKAAPFLVTIPFPNDAASWLYDVHVYPKNTVVTKDNQPVKVITDPNATHFPGDPITWTITQKVPALGTTETLSKFVLTDQLPAGVDPITAANVKVSVARAGVDQPTLAVAPMVSGTNLVTVDFASQLTNLKSGDVVTVTISAVISKTIAAGDLANQSNTAINDKTFASTSDPTTDPTDPTTGTPTVVTFAPLTINKVNKAGQPLTDAQFAVWPAQADGTCAAKPANAQVLTTATDAGTAVLQMVIGAYCVQEIKAPVGYEIAADYANPVKVDVVKDTGLTLAITNLKSAETGTGDLLNLPLTGAAGLVIMTLLGAALLAGAVGLGVVAVRRR; from the coding sequence ATGGCTCGTCTTTTGGCCATTCGCACCCGCGTTGCTCTGGCTTTCGTAGCAGTGATCTCGCTGCTCGCCTTGGGCTTCGCCGCCCCGATTGCGCACGCAGCTCCGGGCGACATCGACACCACGAAGACCGGTTCGATCACGATTCACAAGTACGCGAACCCTGATAACGGGCAGACCGGAAACGGCACACTGCTCGATCCGGCCCCGAACACTGCGCCGGTCCCCGGCGTCGTCTTCTCGTACGCCAAGGTAGACGTGGACCTGACCACGAACGCAGGCTGGACCACGGCGTCGGGCCTGAAAGTGGACGCCGCAGGGAAGGTGACCCTCGCGGACGGCTCCGCCGCAACTGTTGGCGCCGCAACGAACCTTGCGCCGACGGCGGCCGACGGCACGGCAAGTGTGTCGAACCTGTCGCTCGGTGTTTACCTCGTGCAGGAAGTCTCCGCCCCGGATACGGTCACCCAGAAGGCTGCGCCGTTCCTCGTGACCATTCCGTTCCCCAACGACGCCGCCTCGTGGCTCTACGACGTGCACGTCTACCCGAAGAACACTGTGGTGACGAAGGACAACCAGCCGGTGAAGGTCATCACCGACCCGAACGCCACCCACTTCCCGGGCGATCCGATCACGTGGACGATCACCCAGAAGGTTCCGGCCCTGGGCACCACCGAGACCCTGTCGAAGTTCGTGCTGACCGATCAGCTGCCCGCCGGCGTCGACCCGATCACCGCGGCGAACGTCAAGGTTTCCGTGGCACGCGCAGGCGTTGACCAGCCGACCCTCGCCGTCGCCCCGATGGTATCGGGCACCAACCTCGTCACCGTCGACTTCGCCTCGCAGCTCACGAATCTGAAGTCGGGCGACGTCGTGACCGTGACCATCTCCGCCGTGATTTCCAAGACGATCGCGGCCGGCGACCTCGCCAACCAGTCGAACACTGCGATCAACGACAAGACCTTCGCGTCGACCTCTGATCCCACCACCGATCCGACCGACCCGACCACAGGAACCCCGACCGTTGTGACCTTCGCGCCGCTCACCATCAACAAGGTGAACAAGGCCGGCCAGCCGCTTACCGACGCACAGTTCGCCGTGTGGCCTGCTCAGGCTGACGGCACGTGCGCCGCGAAGCCGGCAAATGCGCAGGTTCTCACCACTGCGACCGACGCCGGTACCGCCGTGCTCCAGATGGTGATCGGCGCATACTGTGTGCAGGAAATCAAGGCGCCCGTCGGCTACGAAATCGCTGCCGACTACGCCAACCCGGTGAAGGTCGACGTCGTGAAGGACACTGGCCTAACCCTGGCGATCACCAACCTCAAGTCCGCCGAGACTGGCACCGGCGATCTGCTCAATCTCCCGCTTACGGGTGCTGCTGGCCTCGTCATCATGACCCTGCTCGGCGCCGCGTTACTCGCAGGCGCGGTCGGCCTGGGCGTTGTGGCGGTTCGCCGCCGCTGA
- a CDS encoding class C sortase: MQEAATHNASPAPTSVGGASRHRAGVGKHRTSEPVERRKKRINVLALIAALLTVAGTTVLLYPSAAQWFDQLRQSRIVSAYEKIASHAEPKEAIQIQRAREYNALLAGEQLVDIAGHVPTIREKARTPEQHGIAPYEQQLRADYSGLMGRVIVPAADIDLPIYHGSTDATLLKGAGHLQGTALPVGGPGTRAVVTAHRGLANSAMFTYLDRANKGDEFIFQIFGETLAYRIIDIEVVAPDDTKSIKAVPGKDLATLITCTPLGINTHRIVVTGEHIYPTPPDAKTLGKAASSLPHFPWWAVIWSVVFVLACAFVWFSRIPVASKRRDDEGSSNQAVAVTD, from the coding sequence GTGCAAGAAGCAGCAACTCACAATGCCAGCCCAGCACCGACGTCGGTCGGTGGTGCGAGCCGACATCGCGCCGGCGTCGGAAAACACCGCACCAGCGAGCCGGTTGAGCGAAGGAAAAAGCGTATCAATGTGCTCGCTCTGATCGCCGCGCTACTCACGGTCGCTGGCACAACCGTGCTCCTGTATCCGTCTGCGGCCCAGTGGTTCGACCAGTTGCGCCAATCGCGGATCGTTTCCGCCTACGAAAAAATCGCCTCGCACGCGGAACCTAAAGAGGCGATCCAAATCCAGCGTGCCCGCGAATACAACGCCTTACTTGCCGGGGAACAGCTCGTGGATATCGCGGGTCACGTGCCAACGATTCGTGAAAAAGCCCGCACGCCCGAGCAACACGGGATCGCACCCTACGAACAGCAACTGCGCGCCGACTACTCCGGCCTGATGGGGCGCGTGATCGTTCCAGCTGCGGATATTGACCTCCCGATCTATCACGGATCCACCGACGCCACTCTGCTCAAAGGCGCCGGGCACCTGCAGGGCACTGCGCTACCCGTGGGCGGGCCAGGGACGCGCGCCGTTGTGACCGCGCATCGCGGGCTCGCCAACTCGGCGATGTTCACGTACCTCGACCGGGCGAACAAGGGTGACGAATTCATTTTCCAGATTTTCGGCGAAACCCTCGCCTATCGCATTATCGACATCGAAGTCGTGGCTCCCGATGACACCAAATCCATCAAAGCGGTGCCTGGCAAGGACCTTGCCACTCTGATTACGTGTACACCGCTGGGAATCAACACCCACCGCATTGTGGTGACCGGCGAGCACATCTATCCCACCCCGCCGGACGCCAAGACACTGGGTAAAGCTGCGTCCTCGCTTCCTCATTTCCCCTGGTGGGCCGTGATCTGGAGCGTTGTGTTTGTGCTCGCCTGCGCCTTCGTGTGGTTCTCGCGCATCCCCGTCGCCAGCAAAAGGCGCGACGACGAGGGCTCTAGCAACCAGGCTGTTGCCGTCACGGACTAG
- a CDS encoding DUF1846 domain-containing protein, translated as MTIGFDSAKYVQMQSEHIAARRAQFGGKLYLELGGKLFDDLHASRVLPGFTPDNKIAMFDRLRDDMEIVIAVNAHHLERKKVRADLGISYEQDVLRLVDVFRGRGFLVENIVMTQVTPENTAAADFQRKLEALGMKVARHYPIAGYPTNVELIVSDEGYGNNEYVETTRDLIIVTAPGPGSGKMATCLSQLFHDYKKGITSGYAKFETFPIWNLPLDHPVNLAYEAATADLDDVNMIDPFHLAAYGKQAVNYNRDVEVFPVLQMLLEKLMGSSPYKSPTDMGVNMVGYCISDDDACRYASTQEVIRRYFKALVTEEQKMLEPVQSERIAITMSKLGVKPEDRPVVNPARRVAEETGAPASAIELADGTILTGKTSALLGNSSAMLLNALKHIAGLDDDLLLLSPEAIRPIQSLKTDHLGSANPRLHMDEVLIALAVSAESDPNARAALGALHELAGTDVHTTTILGSVDTEVFRKLGINVTSDPVYQTKSLYKK; from the coding sequence ATGACAATCGGTTTCGATTCCGCCAAATATGTCCAAATGCAGTCCGAACATATTGCGGCCCGGCGCGCGCAATTCGGCGGCAAACTTTACCTTGAGCTCGGCGGGAAATTGTTCGACGATCTGCATGCCTCGCGCGTTCTTCCGGGCTTCACGCCAGATAACAAGATCGCGATGTTTGATCGCCTGCGCGACGACATGGAGATCGTAATCGCCGTGAATGCACACCACCTCGAGCGTAAGAAGGTCCGTGCGGATCTGGGCATCTCCTACGAACAGGACGTGCTGCGCCTGGTGGATGTGTTCCGTGGCCGCGGCTTCCTCGTGGAAAATATCGTGATGACCCAAGTAACGCCCGAGAACACGGCCGCCGCCGATTTCCAGCGCAAGCTGGAGGCGCTGGGCATGAAGGTTGCGCGTCACTACCCGATCGCCGGCTACCCCACGAACGTCGAGCTGATTGTCTCCGACGAGGGCTACGGCAACAACGAGTATGTAGAAACGACGCGCGATCTGATTATCGTCACAGCGCCCGGCCCGGGCTCGGGCAAGATGGCCACCTGCCTTTCACAGCTTTTCCACGATTACAAGAAGGGCATCACTTCCGGGTATGCGAAGTTTGAGACCTTCCCGATCTGGAACCTGCCGCTCGATCATCCGGTGAACCTCGCATACGAGGCGGCCACCGCCGATCTGGACGACGTGAACATGATTGACCCGTTCCATCTTGCTGCCTACGGAAAGCAGGCCGTGAACTACAACCGCGACGTCGAAGTGTTCCCGGTTTTGCAGATGCTGCTCGAGAAGCTCATGGGTTCCTCGCCGTACAAGAGCCCCACCGATATGGGCGTGAACATGGTGGGCTACTGCATTTCCGACGACGACGCCTGCCGTTACGCCTCCACCCAGGAAGTGATCCGCCGCTACTTCAAGGCGCTGGTCACCGAAGAGCAGAAGATGCTCGAGCCTGTGCAGTCGGAGCGCATCGCGATCACAATGTCGAAGCTCGGCGTGAAGCCGGAAGATCGTCCGGTGGTGAACCCGGCCCGCCGCGTCGCGGAGGAAACTGGAGCACCGGCGTCGGCGATCGAGCTGGCAGACGGCACAATCCTCACGGGCAAAACCTCGGCGCTGCTGGGTAACTCGTCGGCGATGCTGCTCAACGCGCTCAAGCATATCGCGGGGCTGGATGACGATCTGCTTCTGCTTTCGCCGGAGGCGATCCGCCCGATCCAGAGCCTCAAGACGGATCACCTGGGCTCGGCGAACCCGCGTCTGCATATGGATGAGGTGCTGATCGCGCTGGCGGTTTCTGCCGAGTCGGATCCGAATGCGCGAGCGGCGCTCGGCGCGTTGCACGAGCTCGCCGGCACAGACGTTCACACCACGACGATCCTGGGCAGCGTGGATACTGAGGTGTTCCGCAAGCTCGGCATCAACGTCACGTCCGATCCGGTGTACCAGACGAAGAGCCTGTACAAGAAGTAA
- a CDS encoding App1 family protein, whose translation MALSDLVRNIEGYVNRRNIVRRREQGWLPRITPYMGYGNTHQLRVLARAVMAPPPEQRLPSDVLAKIGLTAENQTAARAAFWDAVAKADAAALEAQRGWNQFFTTQVGFVRVEVEIGGRTYTTRTDRQGYVDLVIENHSLEPGIHDVVLTPAAGEPATAQVTILSPEVRRGIVSDIDDTILVTWLPRAALASWNSFVKHTNSRQPVPHMAQFYRALREGSEETPVFYLSTGAWNTYDTLRAFMKKSGFPVGPMLMTDWGPTPTGLFRSGQEHKKTQLRNLMIMFPQIEWVLIGDDGQHDPLIYDEVAREHPSRVRAIALRELGPVEQVLAHGSTDPAETNRRESDIENAGVPVVRGRDGLLLMSAWKRRLGTLPLSETRL comes from the coding sequence ATGGCACTTTCCGATCTCGTCCGCAATATTGAAGGCTACGTGAACCGGCGAAACATCGTGCGCCGGCGCGAACAGGGCTGGCTGCCGCGCATCACGCCGTACATGGGTTACGGCAACACGCACCAACTGCGTGTACTCGCGCGCGCGGTGATGGCCCCGCCGCCCGAACAGCGCTTGCCCTCGGATGTGCTCGCAAAAATCGGCCTCACTGCAGAAAACCAAACAGCGGCCCGCGCAGCGTTTTGGGACGCAGTAGCGAAGGCAGACGCTGCAGCCCTCGAAGCCCAGCGCGGCTGGAACCAATTCTTCACCACGCAGGTAGGATTCGTGCGCGTCGAGGTGGAAATCGGCGGCCGCACGTACACCACACGCACGGACCGTCAAGGCTACGTGGACTTAGTGATCGAGAATCATAGCTTGGAACCCGGCATTCACGACGTCGTGCTGACGCCGGCTGCCGGCGAACCCGCAACGGCACAGGTCACAATCCTCTCCCCCGAGGTCCGCCGCGGGATCGTCTCCGATATTGACGACACGATCCTCGTCACCTGGCTTCCGCGCGCGGCGCTCGCCTCCTGGAACTCGTTCGTCAAGCACACGAACTCGCGCCAGCCAGTGCCGCACATGGCGCAGTTCTACCGTGCACTGCGCGAAGGCAGCGAGGAAACGCCAGTGTTTTACCTCTCCACGGGCGCGTGGAATACGTACGACACATTGCGTGCGTTCATGAAGAAGAGCGGCTTCCCGGTTGGCCCGATGTTGATGACGGACTGGGGGCCAACACCAACGGGCCTATTCCGTTCCGGCCAGGAACACAAGAAGACCCAGCTGCGTAACCTCATGATCATGTTTCCGCAGATCGAATGGGTACTCATCGGCGACGACGGCCAGCACGACCCGCTGATCTACGACGAGGTGGCGCGCGAGCACCCGTCGCGCGTGCGAGCGATCGCGCTGCGCGAGCTCGGGCCGGTGGAGCAGGTACTCGCACACGGTAGCACTGATCCAGCGGAAACGAACCGCCGCGAATCCGACATCGAGAACGCTGGCGTGCCGGTGGTGCGCGGCCGCGACGGACTCCTCCTCATGTCAGCCTGGAAGCGCCGCTTGGGCACATTGCCCCTCTCAGAAACACGCCTCTGA
- a CDS encoding ATP-binding protein, which produces MAPRTIEAVLELAITERTQMLLTKKEDQWFDRKSIKIAPKKLAETLVALANAEGGKIVVGMSGGKVEPTEQFPELENKLRRTLTGDYLEMPFPGSVSDLEVLTENGTIGHILVFDVAPSERVARTSDGRVYMRMGDSNITQGPAEVRELEYSRGRPFFEAEPCDLTLADLDVELLTRFSEALAASRGFEHLLKSRYMLTTSGQLTNAAALLFSLDPVRVIPGSEIRVVRYNGKERLTGERQNITFDRRTSLPIPKAIDQALEWITEQIPTRKALIGHTFTQVPLAPQAAWTEGVVNAAIHRSYSFMGDSIRVEIFDDRLQITNPGMFRHHSEQFPNPLKISRFASNPIIARTCTDLGYSQELGEGIKRMVDEMRSAGLTDPVFEQQRMHVILTLPFLARVTSEGDAPLPKHADSVIRALRSLGGRGGTTEIASAAGLSRPTTRTTLQALESAGIISWDGKSPTDPRAFWLLTLH; this is translated from the coding sequence ATGGCTCCACGAACGATTGAGGCTGTCCTCGAACTCGCAATCACTGAACGGACTCAGATGCTCCTCACAAAGAAGGAGGATCAGTGGTTTGATCGCAAGTCGATCAAGATTGCACCAAAGAAACTGGCAGAGACTCTCGTAGCGCTTGCAAACGCCGAGGGCGGCAAAATCGTCGTCGGAATGTCGGGCGGAAAAGTTGAACCAACCGAGCAATTCCCGGAGCTCGAAAACAAGTTACGCCGCACCCTCACCGGCGATTATCTCGAGATGCCCTTCCCTGGTTCGGTGAGCGATCTTGAGGTACTCACCGAAAACGGAACTATCGGCCACATCCTCGTATTCGACGTGGCACCGAGCGAACGCGTGGCACGCACCTCCGACGGCCGTGTCTATATGCGAATGGGAGATTCAAATATCACGCAAGGGCCTGCAGAAGTGCGAGAACTTGAGTACTCCCGTGGCCGCCCGTTCTTCGAGGCAGAACCATGCGACCTCACATTGGCAGACCTCGACGTTGAACTCCTGACACGTTTTTCTGAGGCCCTCGCCGCATCGCGAGGATTCGAACATCTCCTCAAATCGCGCTACATGCTCACTACCTCGGGCCAGCTCACGAACGCTGCAGCTCTCCTCTTTTCACTCGATCCAGTCCGCGTTATCCCCGGAAGTGAAATCCGGGTGGTTCGCTACAACGGAAAAGAGCGTCTCACAGGAGAGCGCCAGAACATTACGTTCGACCGGCGCACAAGTTTGCCCATCCCGAAGGCAATCGACCAAGCTCTTGAGTGGATCACCGAACAGATCCCGACGCGCAAAGCGCTTATTGGCCACACATTCACACAGGTGCCGCTTGCTCCCCAAGCCGCATGGACGGAGGGCGTGGTCAACGCCGCAATCCATCGTTCTTACAGCTTCATGGGTGATTCGATTCGAGTAGAGATTTTCGACGACCGTCTCCAGATAACAAACCCAGGCATGTTCCGGCATCACTCAGAGCAATTCCCGAACCCTCTGAAAATCAGCCGATTCGCATCCAACCCGATCATTGCGAGGACATGCACGGATCTTGGCTATTCACAGGAGCTCGGCGAAGGGATCAAGCGCATGGTGGACGAGATGCGCTCAGCGGGCCTCACCGATCCCGTTTTTGAGCAACAACGAATGCACGTGATTCTCACCCTTCCTTTCCTGGCACGCGTTACCTCAGAAGGCGATGCGCCTCTGCCGAAGCATGCAGATTCGGTTATCCGAGCCCTTCGATCTTTGGGCGGTCGTGGCGGCACTACTGAAATCGCGAGTGCAGCAGGTTTGAGCCGTCCCACAACCCGTACCACGTTGCAGGCCCTCGAATCGGCTGGGATTATTTCATGGGACGGCAAATCACCAACCGACCCTCGAGCCTTTTGGCTGTTGACACTTCACTGA
- a CDS encoding GntR family transcriptional regulator, with translation MYIPKITLDRTSGIPLHRQISLPIEEAIVGGELEPGTLIENEIDLARRVGVSRPTARRAMQTLVDHGLLLRKRGTGSVVAPRAAHRLAQMPSLNTDLRAAGEQPTTEVVTYNYKLATTAIAEKLGVDVGAQVVELERLRLRNGTPMAILYNWLPVAIAPSREELEERGLYELLAERGITVASTHQTVSAMRPDRREARLLAISTRQPVLTIERTAYDSAGQIVEWGLHTHRGDLYQYTSTVFAATE, from the coding sequence ATGTACATCCCGAAAATCACGCTCGACCGCACCTCCGGCATCCCGCTCCACCGGCAGATCTCCCTGCCGATCGAAGAAGCGATCGTCGGCGGCGAGCTCGAACCCGGCACGCTGATCGAAAACGAGATCGACCTCGCGCGCCGCGTCGGGGTCTCGCGCCCAACTGCCCGCCGAGCTATGCAAACCCTCGTCGACCACGGCCTCCTCCTGCGCAAACGCGGCACCGGCTCCGTCGTCGCACCGCGAGCCGCTCATCGCCTCGCGCAGATGCCCTCCCTCAATACCGACCTGCGCGCAGCCGGCGAACAGCCCACCACCGAAGTCGTCACCTACAACTACAAGCTCGCAACCACAGCGATCGCCGAGAAACTCGGCGTCGACGTCGGGGCTCAAGTTGTGGAACTCGAACGGCTCCGCTTGCGCAACGGCACCCCGATGGCCATCCTCTACAACTGGCTACCGGTGGCGATCGCGCCGTCGCGCGAGGAGCTGGAAGAACGCGGCCTGTACGAGCTTCTCGCCGAGCGCGGGATCACTGTGGCGTCCACACATCAGACTGTCTCGGCGATGCGTCCGGACCGGCGCGAGGCTCGGCTGCTCGCCATTTCCACCCGCCAGCCCGTGCTCACCATCGAGCGCACCGCCTACGATTCGGCCGGCCAGATCGTCGAATGGGGGCTGCACACCCACCGCGGGGACTTATACCAGTACACGTCCACGGTTTTCGCCGCCACGGAATAG